One segment of Nocardioides sp. QY071 DNA contains the following:
- a CDS encoding ABC transporter ATP-binding protein → MNPVLQLTDVTRTHGVAPHEVLALRGVSFAAYPGELVAVMGPSGSGKSTLLTIAGGLDQPTSGEVSVEGVDLARLGQQGRARMRRTSIGYVFQGFNLIPALTATENVALPRELDGIGPRQARAEARRALEEVGILDLADRFPDNMSGGQQQRVAIARAVVGERRLILADEPTGALDTETGEGILQLLRARCDAGAAGVLVTHEARHAAWADRVVFLRDGVVVDETGTDRADVLVEPAAR, encoded by the coding sequence ATGAACCCCGTCCTGCAGCTCACCGACGTCACCCGCACCCACGGCGTCGCGCCCCACGAGGTGCTCGCGCTGCGCGGCGTCTCCTTCGCGGCGTACCCCGGCGAGCTGGTCGCCGTCATGGGGCCCTCCGGCTCCGGCAAGTCGACCCTGCTCACCATCGCCGGCGGGCTCGACCAGCCGACCAGCGGTGAGGTCAGCGTCGAGGGAGTCGACCTCGCCCGCCTCGGGCAGCAGGGGCGGGCCCGGATGCGGCGTACGTCGATCGGCTACGTCTTCCAGGGCTTCAACCTGATCCCCGCGCTCACCGCGACCGAGAACGTCGCCCTTCCCCGTGAGCTCGACGGCATCGGCCCACGCCAGGCCCGGGCCGAGGCGCGGCGCGCGCTCGAGGAGGTCGGCATCCTCGACCTCGCCGACCGGTTCCCCGACAACATGTCCGGCGGCCAGCAGCAGCGCGTCGCGATCGCCCGCGCGGTGGTCGGTGAGCGTCGGCTGATCCTCGCCGACGAGCCGACCGGCGCCCTCGACACCGAGACCGGCGAGGGAATCCTCCAGCTGCTCCGGGCGCGCTGCGACGCCGGCGCCGCGGGCGTCCTTGTCACCCACGAGGCGCGGCACGCCGCCTGGGCCGACCGCGTGGTGTTCCTGCGCGACGGCGTCGTGGTCGACGAGACCGGCACCGACCGGGCCGACGTCCTCGTCGAGCCGGCCGCCCGATGA
- a CDS encoding SDR family oxidoreductase: MAPTILITGASSGLGAEMARQFAARGHDLALAARRTERLEELAAEIRAAHPERRVALRALDVTDHAAVFRVFGELHEELGRLDRVVVNAGLGKGAKLGTGRFDANLETAMTNFVGALAQTEAAMEVFRAQEAGHLVMVSSMSAMRGMPSSMTTYAATKAGVAHLAEGLRTELHGTRLQKRIKVTVLYPGYIRSEMNDKVEQQTPLMSSTEKGVAAMVSAIEKEVADACVPPLPWAAMAPVMKHAPLGVLKKLI; the protein is encoded by the coding sequence ATGGCACCGACGATCCTGATCACCGGCGCGTCGAGCGGACTGGGCGCCGAGATGGCCCGCCAGTTCGCCGCTCGCGGCCACGACCTCGCGCTGGCCGCCCGGCGTACCGAACGGCTCGAGGAGCTCGCCGCCGAGATCCGGGCCGCCCACCCCGAGCGCCGGGTCGCACTGCGCGCGCTCGACGTCACCGATCACGCCGCCGTGTTCCGGGTGTTCGGCGAGCTGCACGAGGAGCTCGGCCGCCTGGACCGGGTCGTGGTCAACGCCGGCCTCGGCAAGGGCGCCAAGCTCGGCACCGGCCGCTTCGACGCCAACCTCGAGACCGCGATGACCAACTTCGTCGGCGCGCTGGCGCAGACCGAGGCGGCGATGGAGGTCTTCCGCGCGCAGGAGGCCGGGCACCTGGTGATGGTGTCGTCGATGTCGGCGATGCGCGGGATGCCCTCCTCGATGACGACGTACGCCGCCACCAAGGCCGGCGTCGCACATCTGGCCGAGGGGCTGCGGACCGAGCTGCACGGCACCCGGCTGCAGAAGAGGATCAAGGTGACCGTGCTCTACCCGGGCTACATCCGCTCCGAGATGAACGACAAGGTCGAGCAGCAGACGCCGCTGATGTCGTCGACCGAGAAGGGCGTGGCCGCGATGGTGTCTGCGATCGAGAAGGAGGTCGCCGACGCGTGCGTGCCGCCGCTGCCGTGGGCGGCGATGGCACCGGTCATGAAGCACGCCCCGCTCGGCGTGCTCAAGAAGCTGATCTGA
- a CDS encoding PadR family transcriptional regulator, translated as MSVKHALLALLEQQPMYGYQLRAEFEQRTGTTWPLNVGQVYTTLTRLERDGLALADGEDGEGHVIYRITDAGRGEVATWFTTPVARTQPPRDELAIKLALAVTVPGVDVGTVIQQQRSATMAALQDYTRLKRQATGSADPADLAWSLVLDSLVFGAEAEIRWLDHCESRLRRAASEVGRENSRLDEEASSSKREFHRPAGETPARGIR; from the coding sequence ATGTCCGTCAAGCACGCTCTGCTGGCCCTGCTGGAGCAGCAGCCGATGTACGGCTACCAGCTGCGCGCCGAGTTCGAGCAGCGCACCGGCACCACGTGGCCGCTCAACGTCGGGCAGGTCTACACGACGCTGACCCGGCTCGAGCGCGACGGCCTCGCCCTCGCCGACGGCGAGGACGGCGAGGGCCACGTGATCTACCGGATCACCGACGCGGGGCGGGGCGAGGTCGCCACCTGGTTCACCACGCCGGTCGCGCGGACCCAGCCGCCGCGCGACGAGCTGGCCATCAAGCTCGCCCTCGCCGTGACCGTGCCCGGCGTCGACGTCGGCACGGTCATCCAGCAGCAGCGCAGCGCCACGATGGCCGCACTCCAGGACTACACCCGCCTCAAGCGGCAGGCGACCGGGTCCGCCGATCCCGCGGACCTCGCGTGGAGCCTGGTCCTCGACTCCCTGGTGTTCGGCGCCGAGGCGGAGATCCGTTGGCTCGACCACTGCGAGTCCCGGTTGCGCCGGGCCGCCTCCGAGGTTGGACGAGAAAACTCGCGCTTGGACGAGGAAGCTTCCTCGTCCAAGCGCGAGTTTCACCGGCCGGCCGGTGAAACTCCCGCGAGGGGCATCCGGTGA